In Pseudomonas poae, a single genomic region encodes these proteins:
- a CDS encoding response regulator — MHVLVCEDDELIASGIVAGLTAQGFTVERVGSASAARAMLKAATFDIMVLDLGLPDEDGLKLLQQQRSQGLEIPVLILTARDSVTNRVDGLQAGADDYLLKPFDLRELAARLQTLLRRVAGRSVNLIEHGRLAYDPSSRETFLGGEPVDLSRREQALLQALLHNKGRVLSSEQLKDSVYGFNDELESNALNVHIHHLRRKLGNGIVETVRGLGYRLGPADGGEHSS, encoded by the coding sequence ATGCACGTACTGGTCTGTGAAGACGACGAACTGATCGCCAGCGGCATCGTGGCCGGCCTCACCGCCCAGGGTTTTACCGTGGAGCGTGTGGGCTCGGCGTCGGCTGCGCGCGCGATGCTCAAGGCCGCGACGTTCGACATCATGGTGCTCGACCTCGGCCTGCCCGATGAAGACGGCCTTAAGTTGCTGCAGCAACAGCGCAGCCAAGGCCTGGAGATTCCGGTGCTGATCCTCACCGCGCGGGATTCGGTGACCAACCGTGTCGATGGCCTGCAAGCCGGCGCCGATGACTACCTGCTCAAACCCTTCGACCTGCGCGAACTTGCCGCACGCCTGCAAACCCTGCTGCGGCGGGTGGCGGGGCGTAGCGTCAACCTGATCGAGCACGGGCGCCTGGCCTATGACCCGAGCAGTCGCGAGACCTTCCTGGGTGGCGAGCCGGTGGACCTGTCCCGCCGTGAACAGGCGTTGTTGCAAGCGCTGCTGCATAACAAGGGCCGCGTGCTGTCCAGCGAGCAGCTCAAGGACAGCGTCTATGGCTTCAATGACGAGCTGGAAAGCAACGCCCTCAACGTGCACATTCACCACCTGCGGCGCAAATTGGGCAATGGCATCGTCGAGACCGTGCGCGGCTTGGGCTACCGGCTGGGCCCGGCGGATGGTGGAGAGCACTCTTCGTGA
- a CDS encoding two-component sensor histidine kinase has product MKSLRLRLTFKLGAAFVLIWALAAAWMLNDLRNQMMFSLDQRLVASARMVAGLTEQMPGLASVSGGAHFSAEQLHVPGGMACQVSSLRGEILARSHTTPEEGLESRKSGFRDQVIDGVGWRSFTLSRGDLLITTADRQVEREALNLSILLAASVPVGVAMLGCLCLLWLGIGQSLLPLNRMRDALMRRSADSLEPLQIHPLPSELKPLLDTQNQLLQRIAKTIERERRLTGDAAHELRSPLTAIKTHLQVARMTEGAARDQSLAHAEEGADRLHRTLEQLLLLARVEGSLSFDDGLQSSAEDVARLAIEDANAGDNQRIDLILPDNLTDTPVEMPVGLAVAALRNLLDNALRHTPADTRVELNVFTAGDQVVFRVRDHGKQISAEDLQYLTQRFWRNGSSEGCGLGLAIVQAIVQRCSCSLKFDSRPDGLRVDLGMPLRR; this is encoded by the coding sequence GTGAAAAGCCTGCGCCTGCGGCTGACGTTCAAACTGGGCGCCGCATTTGTATTGATCTGGGCCCTGGCAGCGGCCTGGATGCTCAACGACCTGCGCAACCAGATGATGTTTTCCCTCGACCAGCGCCTGGTGGCTTCCGCGCGAATGGTCGCGGGGCTGACCGAGCAAATGCCGGGGCTGGCCAGTGTGAGTGGCGGGGCGCATTTCAGCGCTGAACAACTGCATGTGCCCGGCGGCATGGCCTGCCAGGTCAGTTCATTGCGTGGGGAAATTCTTGCGCGCAGCCATACCACCCCGGAGGAAGGCCTGGAGTCGCGCAAGAGCGGCTTTCGTGACCAGGTGATCGACGGTGTGGGGTGGCGCAGTTTCACCCTGTCCCGGGGCGACTTGCTGATCACCACCGCCGACCGCCAGGTCGAGCGTGAAGCGCTCAACCTGTCGATCTTGCTGGCGGCCTCTGTGCCAGTGGGTGTGGCGATGCTGGGCTGCTTGTGCCTGCTGTGGCTCGGCATCGGCCAAAGCCTGTTGCCGCTCAACCGCATGCGCGATGCACTGATGCGCCGCAGCGCCGACTCCCTCGAACCCCTGCAGATTCACCCGTTGCCCAGCGAACTCAAGCCGTTGCTGGACACCCAGAACCAACTGCTGCAACGCATCGCCAAGACCATCGAGCGTGAGCGCCGCCTGACCGGTGACGCCGCCCATGAACTGCGCAGCCCGTTGACGGCGATCAAGACCCACCTGCAAGTGGCGCGCATGACCGAAGGTGCCGCGCGCGACCAATCCCTGGCCCACGCCGAAGAAGGCGCCGACCGCCTGCACCGCACCCTGGAGCAATTGCTGCTGCTGGCGCGGGTCGAGGGCAGCCTGTCGTTTGACGATGGCCTGCAGTCCAGCGCGGAGGACGTCGCTCGGCTGGCCATCGAAGACGCCAATGCGGGCGACAATCAGCGCATCGACCTGATCTTGCCGGACAACCTCACTGACACCCCGGTGGAAATGCCAGTGGGCCTGGCGGTCGCGGCCCTGCGTAACCTGTTGGACAACGCCTTGCGCCACACTCCGGCGGACACCCGCGTAGAACTCAACGTGTTCACCGCTGGCGATCAGGTGGTGTTCCGCGTGCGTGACCATGGCAAGCAAATTTCTGCCGAAGACCTGCAATACCTGACCCAACGCTTCTGGCGCAATGGCAGCAGCGAAGGCTGCGGCCTGGGGCTGGCAATTGTGCAGGCGATTGTGCAGCGCTGTTCTTGCTCGCTGAAGTTCGACAGCCGGCCCGACGGCTTGCGCGTTGACCTGGGTATGCCGTTGCGGCGCTGA
- a CDS encoding MbtH family protein encodes MTSVFDRDDILFQVVVNHEEQYSIWPDYKAVPEGWRTVGKSGLKKECLAYIEEVWTDMRPLSLRQKMDSAAIA; translated from the coding sequence ATGACCTCAGTATTCGACCGCGACGACATCCTGTTTCAGGTAGTGGTCAACCATGAAGAGCAGTATTCCATCTGGCCCGACTACAAGGCCGTGCCGGAAGGCTGGCGCACCGTGGGCAAGAGCGGCCTGAAGAAGGAATGCCTGGCCTATATCGAAGAGGTGTGGACCGATATGCGGCCATTGAGCCTGCGCCAGAAGATGGACAGCGCCGCTATCGCTTAA
- a CDS encoding M18 family aminopeptidase, with translation MREALNQGLIDFLKASPTPFHATAALAQRLEAAGYHRLDERDTWTTEANGRYYVTRNDSSIIAFKLGRHSPLQGGIRLVGAHTDSPCLRVKPQPELQRQGFWQLGVEVYGGALLAPWFDRDLSLAGRVTFRRDGKVESQLIDFKLPIAIIPNLAIHLNREANQGWAINAQTELPPILAQFAGDERVDFRAVLTEQLAREHGLNADVVLDYELSFYDTHSAAVIGLNGDFIAGARLDNLLSCYAGLQALLTSDTDETCVLVCNDHEEVGSCSACGADGPMLEQTLRRLLPEGDEFVRTIQKSLLVSADNAHGVHPNYAEKHDANHGPKLNAGPVIKVNSNQRYATNSETAGFFRHLCMAEEVPVQSFVVRSDMGCGSTIGPITASHLGVRTVDIGLPTFAMHSIRELCGSHDLAHLVKVLGAFYASRDLP, from the coding sequence ATGCGCGAAGCGTTGAATCAAGGCCTGATCGACTTCCTCAAGGCCTCCCCTACTCCTTTTCATGCCACTGCTGCCCTCGCCCAGCGCCTGGAAGCGGCCGGTTACCATCGCCTCGACGAGCGCGATACCTGGACCACCGAAGCCAACGGTCGCTATTACGTGACCCGCAACGACTCCTCGATCATCGCCTTCAAGCTCGGCCGCCATTCGCCGCTGCAGGGCGGCATTCGACTGGTCGGCGCCCACACCGACAGCCCGTGCCTGCGGGTCAAGCCCCAGCCTGAGCTGCAACGCCAGGGTTTCTGGCAGTTGGGCGTCGAAGTCTACGGCGGCGCGCTGCTGGCACCGTGGTTCGACCGTGACCTGTCCCTGGCCGGCCGCGTGACCTTCCGCCGCGATGGCAAGGTCGAAAGCCAGCTGATCGACTTCAAGCTGCCCATCGCCATCATCCCCAACCTGGCCATTCACCTGAACCGTGAAGCCAACCAGGGTTGGGCGATCAATGCACAGACCGAGCTGCCGCCGATCCTCGCGCAATTCGCCGGCGACGAGCGCGTAGACTTCCGCGCCGTGCTCACCGAGCAACTGGCCCGCGAGCATGGGCTGAACGCCGACGTGGTGCTCGACTACGAGCTGAGCTTCTACGACACCCATAGCGCTGCGGTGATTGGCCTGAATGGCGACTTCATTGCCGGCGCGCGCCTGGATAACCTGCTGTCCTGCTACGCCGGCCTGCAGGCCTTGCTCACCAGCGATACCGATGAAACCTGCGTGCTGGTGTGCAACGACCACGAAGAAGTCGGCTCCTGCTCCGCCTGCGGCGCCGATGGCCCGATGCTGGAACAGACCCTGCGCCGCCTGCTGCCGGAAGGTGATGAATTCGTACGCACCATTCAAAAATCCCTGCTGGTGTCTGCCGACAACGCCCACGGTGTGCACCCGAACTACGCCGAGAAACACGACGCCAACCACGGCCCCAAGCTCAATGCCGGCCCGGTGATCAAGGTCAACAGCAACCAGCGCTACGCCACCAACAGCGAAACTGCCGGGTTCTTCCGTCACTTGTGCATGGCCGAAGAAGTACCGGTGCAGAGCTTCGTGGTGCGCAGCGACATGGGCTGTGGTTCCACCATCGGCCCGATCACCGCCAGCCACCTGGGCGTGCGCACCGTGGATATCGGTTTGCCGACATTTGCCATGCATTCCATTCGTGAGCTGTGCGGCAGCCATGACCTGGCGCATCTGGTGAAGGTGTTGGGGGCTTTCTACGCGAGTCGTGACTTGCCCTGA
- the minE gene encoding cell division topological specificity factor MinE, with the protein MSRLLSRQQKPTTASVAKERLQIIVAHERGQRSTPDYLPALQKELVEVIRKYVNIGNDDVHVALENDGSCSILELNITLPDR; encoded by the coding sequence ATTTCTCGACTTCTTTCGCGCCAACAAAAGCCTACGACCGCGTCGGTAGCGAAAGAGCGTCTACAGATCATCGTGGCGCACGAACGCGGCCAACGCAGCACGCCGGACTACCTGCCAGCCTTGCAGAAGGAACTGGTCGAGGTGATCCGCAAGTACGTCAACATCGGGAACGACGATGTACATGTCGCCCTGGAAAACGACGGCAGCTGCTCGATTCTGGAACTCAATATCACCCTGCCTGATCGTTGA